One genomic window of Corvus cornix cornix isolate S_Up_H32 chromosome 24, ASM73873v5, whole genome shotgun sequence includes the following:
- the SORL1 gene encoding sortilin-related receptor isoform X1 encodes MVVHWAGEKSNVIVALARDSLSLLGPKNSDVYVSYDYGKSFKKISERFSFDGGNSSEVAIAQFYHSPADNKRYIFVDAFAPYLWITTNFCNTIQGFSIPFRAADLLLHSRNPNLLLGFDRSHPNKQLWKSDDFGQTWIMIQEHVKSFSWGVEPYDKPSTVYIERHEPSGASTVIRSTDFFQSRENKEIILEDVEDFQLRDKYMFATKSVRLLGSSQPPSVQLWVSFNRKPMRVAQFVTKHPIKEFYIADASEDQVFVCVSHDNNRTNLYISEAEGLKFSLSLENVLYYSPGGAGSDTLVRYFANEPFADFHRVEGVQGVYIATLINGSFSEENMRSVITFDKGGTWELLQPPAQTHYGEHIDCQLSQGCSLHLAQRLSQLLNFQLRRMPILSKESAPGLIIATGSVGKNMARKTNVYVSSSAGARWREALSGPHYYTWGDHGGILVAIAQGTETDQLKYSTNEGETWKVFTFSEKPVFVYGLLTEPGEKSTIFTIFGSYKENGHSWLILQINTTDVLGVPCTENDYKLWSPSDERGNECLLGHKTVFKRRTPHATCFNGEDFDRPVMVSNCSCTREDFECDFGFKLSDDLSLEVCVPDSEFAGKPYDPPVPCPVGSTYRKTRGYRKISGDTCTGGDIESRLEGELVPCPLAEENEFILYATRYSIHRYDLASGVSEELPLAGLRGAVALDFDYEHNCLYWADVTLDIIQRLCLNGSSGQEIIVSTGLETVEALAFEPLSQLLYWVNAGIPKIEVANPDGDLRLTVLNASILERPRALALVPRDGLMFWTDWGDSRAGIYRSDMDGSLAACIVSEGVRWPNGISVDDHWIYWTEAYMDRIERVDFNGMQRSVILDSLPHPYAIAVFKNEIYWNDWSQLSIFRASKTSGSRMEILVGRLNGIMDMKIFYRGKTTGQNACITKPCSLLCLPRSNNGRSCKCPEGVASTVLPSGELRCDCPHGYAMKNNTCIKEENTCLPNQYRCSNGNCINSIWQCDNDNDCGDMSDEKNCPTTVCDTETQFRCQGSGTCIPLSYKCDLEDDCGDNSDESHCEAHQCRNDEFSCSSGMCIRLSWMCDGDNDCRDWSDEANCTVYHTCEASSFQCHNGHCIPQRWACDGDADCQDGSDEDPANCEKKCNGFQCPNGTCIPTSKHCDGINDCSDASDEQHCEPLCTRYMDFVCKNRQQCLFHSMVCDGIIQCRDGSDEDANYAGCSQDPEFHRTCDQFSFQCQNGVCISLVWKCDGMDDCGDYSDEANCENPTEAPNCSRYYQFQCGNGHCIPNRWKCDEENDCGDWSDEKDCEGSPVHPITTLIPPTCLPNHFRCNSGACIMNSWVCDGYKDCTDGSDEEACPTSNPTVTATSPTLPERCSRFEFECQQLHKCIPNWKRCDGVRDCQDGTDERSCPTQSSLSCPSGFRCEDGEACLMLTERCDGYLDCSDSSDERNCTDDTIVYKVQNLQWTADFSGDVTLTWARPKRMSSTSCVYNIYYRMVGESIWKILETHSNKTNSVLKVLKPDCTYQVKVQVQCLSRVYNTNDFITLRAPEGLPDAPLNLQLSLKKEAEGVVMGWWSPPVNAHGLIREFIVEYSSSGSKEWSSLRTTKNYTEIRNLQVNTLYTVRVAAVTSRGVGNWSESKSITTIKGKVIPPPVIHIESYSEDSISFSLKMTTNIKVSGYVVNIYWTFDTHRQEKRTLVIEGEKSIQKVANLTAHTPYEISAWAKTELGDSPLSFVHVVTSGTRPASPSLKAKAINQTAVECSWTGPRNVVYGIFYATSFLELYRSPHNSTTSAHNITVLVQRDEQYLFLVRVMSPYQGPPSDYVVVKMIPDNRLPPRHLHSVHTGKTFAVIKWESPYDSPDQDMLYAVAVKDLVRKTDKIYKVKSRNSTVEYTIKKLEPGGKYHVIVQLGNMSKESSMKINTVPLSAPDALKIITENDHILLFWKSLALKESNFNESRGYEIHMFDSLMNITAYLGNTTENFFKVSNLKIGHNYSFTVQARCLYGGQMCGEPATLLYDELGTGEDSSATKSGRPTDVAAIVVPVLFLLLVTLGIGFVVLYMRHRRLQNSFTAFANSHYSSRLGSAIFSSGDDLGDEDDEAPMITGFSDDVPMVIA; translated from the exons ATGGTCGTTCACTGGGCAGGAGAGAAGAGCAACGTGATTGTGGCCTTGGCCAGGGACAGCCTGTCCTTGCTGGGTCCCAAAAACAGCGAT GTTTATGTGTCCTATGACTATGGGAAGAGCTTTAAGAAGATTTCGGAGAGGTTCAGCTTTGACGGGGGGAACAGCAGCGAGGTGGCCATCGCCCAGTTCTACCACAGCCCGGCCGACAACAAGAGG TACATCTTTGTGGACGCCTTCGCCCCGTACCTCTGGATCACCACCAACTTCTGCAACACCATCCAAGGCTTCTCCATTCCCTTCAGAGCAGCAGAcctcctcctgcacagcaggAACCCCAACCTCCTCTTGGGCTTTGACAGGTCTCACCCTAATAAGCAG CTCTGGAAATCAGACGATTTTGGCCAGACCTGGATAATGATTCAGGAACACGTGAAGTCCTTTTCTTG GGGGGTTGAGCCCTACGACAAGCCCAGCACGGTGTACATCGAGCGGCACGAGCCCTCCGGGGCCTCCACGGTCATCCGCAGCACAGACTTCTTCCAGAGCCGGGAAAACAAGGAGATAATCCTGGAAGACGTTGAAGACTTCCAGCTCAGGGACAAATACATGTTTGCAACCAAGTCTGTG CGTTTGCTTGGCAGCTCACAGCCGCCCTCGGTCCAGCTCTGGGTCTCCTTCAACCGCAAGCCCATGCGGGTGGCACAGTTCGTTACCAAGCATCCAATTAAG GAATTTTACATCGCTGATGCCTCGGAGGACCAGGTGTTTGTGTGTGTCAGCCACGACAACAACCGCACCAACCTCTACATCTCGGAGGCAGAGGGCCTGAAGTTCTCCCTGTCCCTAGAAAATGTGCTCTACTACAGCCCAGGGGGAGCTGGCAGCGACACCTTGGTCAG GTACTTTGCCAACGAGCCCTTTGCGGATTTCCACCGCGTGGAAGGCGTGCAGGGCGTCTACATCGCCACGCTGATCAACGGCTCCTTCAGCGAGGAGAACATGCGCTCCGTCATCACCTTCGACAAGGGCGgcacctgggagctgctgcagcccccggcACAGACCCACTATGGGGAGCACATCGACTGCCAG ttgtcccagggctgctctctcCATCTGGCCCAGCGCCTGAGCCAGCTGCTGAATTTCCAGCTGCGCAGGATGCCCATCCTCTCCAAGGAGTCAGCGCCAGGACTGATCATTGCCACTG gCTCCGTTGGCAAGAATATGGCAAGGAAAACCAATGTTTATGTCTCgagcagtgctggagccagGTGGAGAGAG GCACTGTCTGGACCCCACTACTACACTTGGGGTGACCACGGTGGAATTCTCGTGGCCATCGCGCAAGGCACCGAGACCGACCAGCTCAA GTACAGCACAAACGAAGGGGAAACCTGGAAAGTCTTCACCTTCTCGGAGAAGCCGGTGTTTGTGTACGGCCTCCTGACCGAGCCCGGCGAGAAGAGCACCATATTCACCATCTTTGGCTCCTACAAGGAGAACGGCCACAGCTGGCTGATCCTGCAGATCAACACCACTGACGTGCTGG GGGTCCCTTGCACAGAGAACGACTACAAGCTGTGGTCACCCTCGGACGAGCGAGGCAATGAATGTTTACTGGGGCATAAAACCGTTTTCAAAAGGAGGACTCCTCATGCGACCTGCTTCAATGGGGAAGATTTTGACAGGCCTGTCATGGTCTCCAACTGCTCTTGTACGAGGGAGGACTTTGAATG TGATTTTGGCTTCAAACTGAGCGATGACTTATCCTTAGAAGTTTGTGTCCCTGACTCTGAGTTTGCTGGGAAACCCTATGACCCACCAGTCCCTTGCCCTGTTGGCTCAACCTACAGGAAGACTCGAGG CTACAGAAAGATCTCTGGGGACACTTGCACGGGTGGAGACATCGAGTCGCGGCTCGAGGGGGAGCTGGTGCCGTGCCCGCTGGCGG AAGAGAACGAGTTCATTCTCTACGCCACCCGCTACTCCATCCACCGCTACGACCTCGCCTCGGGCGTCAGCGAGGAGCTGCCCCTGGCCGGGCTCAGGGGGGCTGTGGCCCTGGATTTTGACTACGAGCACAACTGCCTGTACTGGGCTGATGTCACTCTGGACATTATCCAG cgTCTTTGTCTCAACggcagctctgggcaggaaATAATTGTAAGCACTGGGCTGGAAACAGTGGAAGCTTTGGCTTTTGAACCTCTCAGCCAGCTGCTCTACTGGGTCAATGCTGGGATTCCCAAAATCGAG GTCGCCAATCCAGACGGAGACCTGAGACTCACCGTCCTCAACGCCTCAATACTGGAGCGACCCAGAGCCCTGGCTCTGGTTCCCCGAGATGG gctgatgTTCTGGACAGACTGGGGCGACTCCAGGGCTGGCATCTACAGAAGTGACATGGACGGGTCGCTGGCCGCGTGCATCGTCTCGGAGGGCGTGCGGTGGCCAAACGGCATTTCTGTGGATGACCACTGGATCTACTGGACTGAAGCCTACATGGACAGGATCGAGAGGGTCGATTTCAATGGGATGCAGAGATCTGTGATCCTGGACAGCCTCCCTCACCCCTATGCCATTGCTGTATTTAAG AATGAAATCTACTGGAACGACTGGTCACAGCTGAGTATTttcagagcatccaaaaccagcGGCTCCAGGATGGAGATCTTGGTCGGCAGACTGAATGGGATCATGGATATGAAAATCTTTTACAGAGGAAAGACAACAG ggcagaACGCCTGCATCACCAAGCcctgcagcctgctctgcctgcccaggtCCAACAACGGCCGCAGCTGCAAGTGCCCCGAGGGGGTGGCCAGCACGGTGCTGCCCAGCGGGGAGCTCAGGTGTGACTGTCCCCACGGCTACGCCATGAAGAACAACACATGCATAAAGGAAG agaACACGTGCCTGCCCAACCAGTACAGGTGCTCCAATGGGAACTGCATCAACAGCATCTGGCAGTGTGACAACGACAACGACTGCGGGGACATGAGTGACGAGAAGAACTGCC CCACCACCGTGTGTGACACCGAGACCCAGTTCCGCTGCCAGGGCTCGGGGACCTGCATCCCTCTGTCCTACAAATGTGACCTGGAGGATGACTGTGGGGACAACAGCGACGAAAGTCACTGTG AGGCTCACCAGTGCAGGAACGATGagttcagctgcagctcagggatgTGCATCCGTCTGTCCTGGATGTGTGACGGGGACAACGACTGCAGGGACTGGTCAGACGAAGCGAACTGCACTG TTTATCACACCTGTGAGGCCTCCAGCTTCCAGTGCCACAACGGCCACTGCATCCCGCAGCGCTGGGCCTGCGACGGCGACGCCGACTGCCAGGACGGCTCTGATGAGGACCCTGCCAACTGTG AGAAGAAGTGCAATGGCTTCCAGTGCCCCAATGGCACCTGCATCCCAACCAGCAAACACTGTGACGGCATCAACGACTGCTCCGACGCCTCGGATGAGCAGCACTGTG AGCCCCTGTGCACCCGCTACATGGATTTCGTGTGCAAGAACCGGCAGCAGTGCTTGTTCCACTCCATGGTGTGCGACGGCATCATCCAGTGCCGAGACGGCTCGGACGAAGATGCCAACTACGCTGGGTGCT cccaggaccCCGAGTTCCACCGGACCTGTGACCAGTTCAGCTTCCAGTGCCAGAATGGGGTGTGCATCAGCCTGGTGTGGAAGTGTGACGGGATGGATGACTGCGGCGACTACTCCGACGAAGCAAACTGTG aAAACCCAACAGAAGCCCCAAACTGCTCCCGGTACTACCAGTTCCAGTGTGGGAACGGGCACTGCATCCCCAACCGGTGGAAGTGCGACGAGGAGAACGACTGTGGGGACTGGTCTGATGAGAAGGACTGTGAGG GGTCTCCAGTTCATCCCATTACCACGCTGATCCCACCGACGTGCCTTCCCAACCATTTCCGCTGCAACAGCGGCGCCTGCATCATGAACAGCTGGGTGTGTGACGGCTACAAGGACTGCACGGATGGCTCTGACGAGGAGGCCTGTCCCACCTCCA ACCCAACGGTGACAGCCACGTCCCCAACGCTGCCGGAGCGCTGCAGCCGCTTCGAGTTCgagtgccagcagctgcacaagtGCATTCCCAACTGGAAGCGGTGTGACGGAGTGAGGGACTGCCAGGACGGCACGGACGAGAGGAGCTGCC CTACTCAGAGCAGCCTGTCATGCCCCAGTGGTTTCAGatgtgaggatggggaggccTGCCTCATGCTGACAGAGCGCTGTGATGGATATCTGGACTGCTCAGACAGCAGTGATGAGAGGAACTGCACAG ATGACACAATCGTGTACAAAGTCCAGAACCTCCAGTGGACGGCTGATTTCTCTGGTGATGTCACCCTGACGTGGGCTCGGCCAAAAAGGATGTCCTCAACCTCCTGTGTCTACAACATCTACTACAG GATGGTCGGTGAGAGCATCTGGAAGATCTTGGAGACCCACAGCAACAAGACCAACAGCGTTTTGAAAGTCCTCAAGCCCGACTGCACCTACCAGGTGAAAGTGCAGGTGCAGTGTCTGAGCCGGGTCTACAACACCAACGACTTCATCACGCTGCGGGCGCCCGAAGGAC TACCAGATGCTCCCCTCAACCTTCAGCTGTCCCTGAAGAAAGAAGCTGAGGGTGTGGTGATGGGCTGGTGGAGTCCCCCCGTGAATGCCCACGGCCTCATCCGGGAATTCATC GTGGAATACAGCAGCAGCGGATCCAAGGAGTGGTCATCCCTCAGAACCACCAAGAACTACACGGAGATCAGGAACCTGCAGGTCAACACTCTCTACACAGTCCGA GTTGCTGCAGTAACCAGTCGAGGGGTGGGAAATTGGAGTGAATCCAAATCCATAACCACCATCAAAGGCAAAG TCATCCCTCCCCCTGTCATCCACATTGAGAGCTACAGCGAGGACTCCATAAGTTTCAGCCTAAAAATGACCACGAATATCAAG GTCAGTGGCTACGTGGTCAACATCTACTGGACATTCGATAcccacaggcaggaaaaaaggactCTGGTCATAGAAGGAGAAAAGTCCATCCAAAAAG TGGCCAATTTGACAGCACACACCCCCTATGAAATTTCTGCTTGGGCTAAGACGGAGCTGGGTGACAGCCCTCTGTCTTTTGTGCATGTGGTGACCAGTGGCACAAGGCCTGCGTCCCCAAGCCTCAAGGCCAAGGCCATCAACCAGACGGCGGTGGAATGCAGCTGGACCGGCCCCAGGAATGTC GTCTACGGCATCTTCTACGCCACGTCCTTCCTGGAGCTGTACAGGAGCCCCCACAACAGCACCACGAGCGCCCACAACATCACGGTGCTGGTGCAGCGGGACGAGCAGTACCTGTTCCTG GTGCGGGTGATGTCTCCCTACCAAGGCCCCCCCTCGGACTACGTGGTGGTGAAGATGATCCCGGACAACCGGCTGCCACCACGGCACCTCCACTCCGTGCACACCGGGAAGACGTTCGCCGTCATCAAGTGGGAATCGCCCTACGACTCGCCCGACCAGGACATG CTCTACGCTGTGGCAGTTAAAGATTTGGTGAGGAAAACAGATAAAATCTACAAAGTGAAGAGCCGGAACAGCACGGTGGAGTACACCATAAAGaagctggagccaggagggaaaTACCACGTGATTGTCCAGCTGGGCAACATGAGCAAGGAATCCAGCATGAAGATCAACACAG tCCCCCTGTCTGCACCGGACGCCTTAAAAATCATCACAGAAAATGACcatattctgcttttctggaagAGTTTGGCGTTGAAGGAAAGTAATTTCAATGAAAGCCGG GGCTACGAGATTCACATGTTTGACAGCCTGATGAACATCACAGCCTATCTGGGCAACACCACGGAGAACTTCTTCAAGGTGTCCAACCTGAAGATAGGCCACAACTACTCATTCACTGTGCAGGCCCGGTGCCTGTACGGGGGGCAGATGTGTGGGGAGCCGGCCACGCTTCTCTATGACGAGCTGGGAACGG GTGAAGACTCCTCTGCCACCAAATCCGGCCGCCCCACGGACGTGGCTGCCATCGTGGTGCcagtgctgttcctgctgctggtgaccCTGGGCATCGGCTTTGTGGTGCTGTACATGAGGCACAGGAGGCTCCAGAACAGCTTCACTGCCTTCGCCAACAGCCACTACAGCTCCCGCCTGGGCTCAGCCATCTTCTCCTCGGGGGATGATCTGG gagaTGAGGACGACGAAGCCCCAATGATAACTGGATTTTCAGATGACGTCCCCATGGTCATCGCCTGA